The Lampris incognitus isolate fLamInc1 chromosome 17, fLamInc1.hap2, whole genome shotgun sequence genome contains a region encoding:
- the tut1 gene encoding speckle targeted PIP5K1A-regulated poly(A) polymerase, translating to MELDKDVVETPRGFRCSLCNVHVANKPSLEDHMKGRKHQKLCSMRAVRRCQEEHSVYVSGFKKNTCQTELAQYFQQFGPVSEVIMDKDKGHYAIVQFDQKGSTEATLLQAEHQLNGTTLRVKPRERKEFKMIPKKRQDFQNLHQVLDWLKPELCQTASVNEQMQCVVDRFQLGETEKKARGLLVQLLQEIFTEFFPDSQILQFGSSVNTFGIQSCDLDLFLDLENTKVFQARAKSSTEQTGEAMSDDDLSEDSILSDIDLSTASPTEVLDLVAAILRRCVPGVHKVHVVSSARLPVVKFHHRELNLQGDITINNRLAVRNTVFLQLCSGADVRLRPLVYCIRWWAKQKQLAGNPGGSGPLLNNYAVTLLVIYFLQNCEPPVLPTVDQLKDMACEEEECVIEGWNCTFPSQPISVPPSKNTQDLCSLLAAFFSFYAQFDFAGSVISLREGHSLPITSFLCPAQEEGGKALREEKPTKAQVLTPKLGSVNLLDPFELSHNVTANLTERTQRNFQRECQEAEKYCRSLQYQRKSTKGKSWGLVRLFIPHGEGMYDNSQDGSAEKELTISIPFRPELLPELLQSQLHQAGDLFRLLWFQKVCSAVEKVFQKILMCRSVSSAAAGTEEMEPSTYDVGDDVESWTKGAATVGSKRPLSPNGGNTSVSPQGKKPRLEKEVKSDLHLWSWTQSHMVWAGRRKVKRELVRDINGRPEAANVELEVQVTENIVNKEPEVRNPLEFKVQAQIVGGTQSTQTKLKVQPTSDDTGLFQDFFHFLEVFLPKMVAILLEKEV from the exons AGCCAAGTCTGGAGGACCACATGAAAGGTCGAAAGCACCAAAAGCTCTGCAGCATGCGGGCTGTTCGCAGATGTCAGGAGGAGCACAGTGTTTACGTCAGCGGCTTCAAGAAGAACACCTGCCAGACTGAGCTCGCCCAGTACTTCCAGCAGTTTGGACCGGTGTCGGAGGTCATCATGGACAAAGACAAG GGTCACTATGCCATTGTGCAGTTTGATCAGAAGGGCAGCACAGAGGCGACCTTGCTGCAGGCGGAGCATCAGCTGAACGGAACGACGCTGCGGGTGAAACCGCGGGAGAGGAAGGAGTTCAAAATGATCCCAAAGAAACGGCAAGACTTTCAGAACCTCCATCAGGTCCTGGACTGGCTCAAACCTGAGCTCTGCCAGACCGCAAGT GTGAACGAACAGATGCAGTGTGTTGTCGATCGATTTCAACTGGGAGAAACTGAAAAGAAGGCCAGAGGGTTGCTGGTTCAACTCCTGCAGGAGATCTTCACTGAGTTCTTCCCAG ACAGTCAGATCCTGCAGTTTGGTTCATCGGTCAACACTTTTGGGATCCAATCTTGTGACCTGGATCTGTTTCTTGATCTGGAAAACACCAAGGTCTTCCAGGCACGCGCCAAATCCAGCACAGAGCAG ACAGGGGAGGCCATGTCAGATGACGACCTCTCTGAGGACTCCATCCTGTCTGACATCGACCTGTCCACTGCCTCCCCAACCGAGGTGCTGGATCTGGTGGCTGCCATTCTGAGGAGGTGCGTTCCTGGGGTTCACAAAGTGCACGTGGTCAGCAGTGCACGCCTCCCAGTGGTGAAGTTCCACCACCGAGAGCTCAATCTGCAGGGAGACATCACCATCAACAACAG ACTTGCAGTGAGGAACACCGTCTTTCTTCAGCTGTGTTCGGGGGCAGATGTCCGGCTCAGGCCTCTGGTTTACTGCATCCGCTGGTGGGCCAAGCAGAAACAGCTAGCTG GAAACCCTGGTGGCTCCGGTCCCCTTCTCAACAACTATGCTGTGACGCTGCTGGTCATCTACTTTCTGCAGAACTGTGAGCCGCCGGTCCTCCCCACCGTGGACCAGCTCAAAGACATGGCCT GCGAAGAGGAGGAGTGTGTGATCGAGGGGTGGAACTGCACCTTCCCCAGTCAGCCCATCTCGGTGCCTCCCAGCAAGAACACCCAGGACCTGT GTTCCTTGTTGGCTGCTTTTTTCTCCTTCTATGCTCAGTTTGACTTTGCTGGCAGTGTCATTTCCCTCAGGGAGGGTCATTCACTCCCCATCACCTCCTTCCTCTGCCCGGCTCAGGAGGAAGGAGGCAAGGCCCTGCGAGAGGAGAAACCCACCAAGGCCCAGGTCCTCACCCCCAAACTGGGTTCTGTAAACCTCCTGGACCCCTTTGAGCTCTCCCACAATGTCACCGCCAATCTGACGGAGCGCACCCAACGCAACTTTCAAAGGGAGTGCCAGGAGGCCGAGAAGTACTGCCGTAGCCTACAGTACCAGCGCAAGTCTACCAAGGGGAAGTCCTGGGGGCTGGTTCGCCTGTTTATCCCCCATGGCGAGGGAATGTATGACAATTCACAGGATGGGAGTGCAGAGAAGGAGCTGACCATCAGCATTCCCTTCAGGCCAGAGTTGCTCCCAGAGTTGTTACAGAGCCAGCTCCACCAGGCTGGAGACCTCTTCAGACTCCTTTGGTTCCAGAAGGTTTGTTCAGCTGTGGAGAAAGTCTTCCAGAAAATTCTCATGTGTCGCTCTGTTTCCTCTGCAGCTGCCGGCACTGAAGAAATGGAACCATCAACATATGACGTTGGTGATGATGTTGAATCCTGGACCAAAGGTGCAGCAACCGTCGGGAGCAAGAGGCCACTGTCGCCTAATGGCGGCAACACCTCTGTTTCTCCTCAGGGGAAGAAGCCAAGGTTAGAGAAGGAAGTGAAGTCCGACTTGCACCTCTGGAGCTGGACACAAAGTCACATGGTGTGGGCGGGAAGGAggaaggtgaagagggagctggtcAGAGACATAAACGGCAGGCCGGAGGCTGCGAACGTCGAGCTGGAGGTCCAGGTGACAGAGAATATTGTGAATAAAGAACCTGAGGTGAGAAATCCTTTAGAGTTCAAAGTTCAGGCTCAGATAGTGGGCGGGACACAAAGCACGCAGACCAAACTGAAGGTCCAGCCGACCAGTGATGATACCGGACTTTTCCAGGACTTCTTCCATTTCCTGGAAGTCTTCCTGCCTAAGATGGTAGCGATATTACTGGAAAAAGAGGTTTGA